Below is a genomic region from Thermomicrobiales bacterium.
GGCTGTGCCCTGCCCGATCCAGGAAGCAGGTCATCCGCCGATGCCGCAGCCGGCCGCCTGCGATCACGGCGACACGTATCGCGAGGTTGAGTCGTGGACCTTCCGCACCGACATCACCCCGCCGATGGTGATCTCGGGATACAACGAGATTGATGGCAAGGTGGTGTCGACGGTTGAGGTACTGAACGTCGAGCCAGCCCCGTAACCCACCGCCCCGCACACCCAGCAATGGCACAATCTCCTCTGGCGCGACCTGCGCCGGGAGGAGCCGATGAGAGTCCTGATCGCTGACGACCACGCCCTGTTTCGCGATGGGCTGCGCAGCCTGCTGGAGGCGCGCGGTATCGACGTTGTCGCCGAGGCGCGCAACGGACGCGAGGCGATCGCGCTGGCGGAGCGCGAGGTGCCGGACATCGTCCTGATGGATCTGGCGATGCCTGAGATGGGCGGGCTGGCAGCGACACGCATGATCAGCGCCGAGATGCCGGCTGTCCGCGTTGTCGTGCTGACGGCGTCCGAGGATGATGCCGACCTGTTCGAGGCGATCAAGTCCGGCGCGCAGGGGTTCCTGCCGAAGGATATCGAGGCGCGACGGCTGTTCGAGATGCTCGACGGCGTGACGCGCGGTGAGCCGGCGCTGACGCCCGGGCTGGCCCGCAAGCTACTCGACGAGTTTGCCCAGCCACGCGCAACCCGCCAGGAGCAGCCTGCCACCCAGCTCACCGACCGCGAGCGCGATGTGCTGGAACTGCTTGTCCAGGGCATCACCTCCAACCGCGAGCTGGCCGATCGACTGGTCGTCAGCGAGAACACGGTGAAGTACCACCTGCGCAACATTCTAAGCAAGCTGCACCTGGAGAACCGCGCGCAGGTCGTCGCCTACGCCCTGCGCAACCAGCTTGTCGATCCGCCCGAGCCGGATCGCAGCTAGCCTCCTACCCGATAGGGTAGGCGAGAAACTACCCCAGACCCCTCCACAAACTACCCCGCCGACCGTGTTCGAGAAATCGCCCTCATCGCACCATTAGGTCAGGCGCGATACGGCGCGAACCGGAGTGCGAGCGTGCGGCTATCTGTTGCGACGGCACGAGCAGGACGCAGAACAGTGATCCCGTCGCCGCGCATCGGCACGGATCTGTTCGGCAGCACGCGCTTCGCCTGGCTCTGGTTGATGGCCCGAGCCTGGATCGGCTGGCTCTGGCTGGCCGATGGTCGCGACAAGCTGAGCGACGGTCGCTGGATCGACGGCAGCGCATTGCACGACGCCTGGATGGCGACACTGGCGAACGGCGACACCCGCCAGCCGTCGCGCTGGGGCGTTGAGCAGATGCTGGCGCAGGGTTGGCACGGCTGGCTCGGTCCTGCCGTGGCAATCGGGCAGACGCTGGTCGGCATCGCCATCCTGCTGGGCTTGCTGACCGGACTGGCGGCGCTATTCGGCCTCGGGCTGGCTGCGACGCCGTGGCTGGCCGGCGCGAGCGGAGTCGATCCGCTCATCGCGCTGATCGCGGTCGTGCTGGTGCTCGGCTGGCGCTGCGCCGGATGGATCGGGCTGGACCACTGGGTCCTGCCACTCATCTGTCGTTGGCCTGCACAGCCGGGCCAGACCGGCGGGAGGTCGCAGAGGCAGTGATTCGAACCGCGCGGGCTGGGGAGTGCGCTTGCGCAGGCGTCATGAGAATATGCGCTCCATCGATTTCAGGGACAGTGGGCGAGACAGAAGGGGGAACCTCTCAATGTCGATCAAGAATGAAACGAGCCGCATCACCCGACGCAACTTCGTCGGGCTCGTCGGCGCAGCCGGCCTCGGCGCGGCGTCGGCAGCCGTTTTCGGCGCGGCAGCCAACCCGGACCGCGAGGTCGTGCAGGGCATCCCGACCGTGATTTCGGCAGCGCCGGAGGAGCCAACGACCGACCACAGCGGGCACAACGCAACCGGCGACGCGACGCCGACCACCGGCGGCGATTCGGTCGATGAGATGGATGCCATGCACGAGCAAGGCATTCTGGACTTCCCGGCACCGACCGAAGGGCTCGGCGGCCAGCCGCTGGAGTACGAACTGGATGGCGATGTCAAGGTCTTCCGGCTGACCTGCGATGTCGTCCGCTGGGAATATGCCCCCGGCCAGTATTCGGATGGCTATGCCTATAACGGCGTCATCCCTGGCCCGGAGATTCGAGTCAACGAGGGCGACACCGTGCGTGTCCACGTGACGAACAACCTGCCGGAGAGTACGGTCATCCACTGGCACGGACTGATCGTCCCGCACAGCCAGGACGGCGTGACCTTCGTCACTCAGCCGCCGATCAAGCCGGGTGGCGAGTTCACCTACGAGTTCACGCTCCGTGAGGGCAACACCGGCTCGCACATGTATCACTCGCACCACAACGCCGCCGAGCAGGTGACAAAGGGCCTTTTGGGCGCGTTCATTGTTGAGCCGAACGACCCGAACAAGTACGGCGAGTTCGACCGCGAATACACGATCATTCTGAACGACGGGCCAATTGGTGGCTTCACCCTGAATGGCAAGGGCTTCCCGGCCACCCAGCCGGTGATGGCCAAGAAGGGCGAGAAGGTCCTCATCCGCTACATGAACGAGGGCCTGATGATTCACCCGATGCACTTGGTATCGGATGCCGCAGCTTGTCGGCGCAGGATGGTTGGCCGCTTCCGCAACCGTACCTCTGCGACACACGGTCAACGACCGCGCCCGGCCAGCGCCGCGATGTCATCGTCGATGCGACTGAAGTCGGTGCCTGGGCGTTCCACTCGCCAGCATCCTGTCGCACGCTGAATCTGCCCACGGCATGTTCGGCATGGTTGGCTGTTTATCGTCGAGGAGTGAACGCCGGCGTAGCACCGGCGCAACCCTGGCCTACGGTTCGTATCCTGTTATGCGGACCGTGGGCCGCTTCCTTGCCGCCTACCCCCAGCTCCCCACGCATGGCACACTGTCGGGCGCGACGAGAGGAGCCACGTGGAACCGCAGACGACACCACCAGCCGAAGCGCAGGACACAACACCGTCGGACAATGGTCCAACCTGGGCATCCCGGCCGCTCCTGATTGCGTTGGGCCTCTTCGCGGTCGCGCTACTGGCGATGCTCGTGTTCGTGATCCGCGACAGCACGCGCGATGTCCAGCTCGACGCCACGTTGCTCACGCTTGAGCTGAGTTACCCGGACGGCCAGACGGCGACAGCCGATCTCGAGGTTCAAGCAGGCGCAGCGCCAGATGGCGAGACGATCACCTGTCGGGCAACTGACGGCGGGCAGCGCCTCGGTCGTGACACTGCCAGGAGCAACGAGACAATCCGCATCAAGCTCGACCCAGCACCCTGGCCGTTGGACACGTTGACCGGCGATGGCGCGGCGACGATCAACGATCGCGTTGAGTGCCGGGTCGGCGATGGCGACTGGGTACACCCGCTGCGGCAGCCCCGCGTCCGCATCAACTAGCCGCCAACCGTAATGCGCAGCCGCCATCCGTGACAACAACGAAATCCATAGCCCCTCTTGAGTGCATGCACTGATTAGGCTATTCTCGTTTCAGAACCCTACGCGGTCATTCCAGGGATGCAGGCATGTCGGCGATACAACCGACTGCCGATGCGATGCGTACATTGAGTGCATCCGCAGGCAAGGACGTCATCAGACGCAGCCGAGCATTGGCTCGGCAGGCCGATGCTGCGCTGTGCATGGCGTACCCCGGAATGGACATCAGCATGACGTGGATGGAGAGGGAGCCCGTGACTCGACCCAACGGCACGTACCTACCCGATCACCTGGAAGATCCCCTGCCCGTCAACGTACCCAGCCGACTCAGCCGCCGCCGACTGCTCCAACGCGGCGCGGCGCTCGGCATCAGCCTGCCGGCGATCGGCTGGCTGCTGGCCGCCTGCGGTGGCGACGACTCCGACGACGATGATGGCGGCAACGAGAGCGCTGCCAGCCCAACGGCCGCGAGCAGTGAATCCACATCTGCGTCGACCAGCGAGTCGGGTGGCGGAACCGCCCAGAATGGCGGACGGCTGACCGTCATCCAGACCGGCAGTATCCCCGACCTTGACCCTCAGTCCGCCTACGATTCGGACGCCAGCGCAATCTTCTTCGGCACCTACGAAATGCTCGTGCGACTCAAGGGGAGCGATACCTTTGAATACGAGCCGATGCTGGCCGAAAGCTGGGAGGGCAACGACGACAACACCGAATGGCGCTTCAAGATCCCGGCCGGCGTCAAGTTCCACGACGGCACTGACTGCGACGCAGAGGCTGTCGCCGCTTCGTTCAAGCGCTTCCACAACATGGGTCTCGGGCCGGTCAACGTCATCACCCGCTTCGTCGCCAGCGCCGACGACATCAGCGCCGAAGACGCGACGACCGTCCTGTTCAAGCTCTCGTTCGGCACCGAGATCTTCGTCGCAGCCCTCGCCTCACAGTACGGCCCGCTCGTCGTCTCGCCGGCCGCCGTCGAAGCCAACAAGACTGCCGACGACGAGTTCGCCCACGAGTGGTTCCGCAGCAACGTTGTCGGCACTGGTCCTTACACGATCACCGAGAACGTGCTGGGCGACCACATCACGATGGTGCGCTTCGAGGACTATCACGGCGGGTGGGACGGCAATCATTTCATGAGATCGTCTTCCGCAACGTCGAGGAATCCGCCACCTGCCGTCAGCTCATGGAGCGCGGCGAGGCTGACTGCTCGACCCAATCGCTCACCCCGAAGGATGTCGCCTCCTTCGCAGGAAGCCGGCGTGCTGAACGTCATGGTCTACGACCTCGACGAACGCCGACTGGGCACTGATGAACCACGTCAAGCTCGCGGACGTGAAGCCCGCCAGGGAAATCCGCTGGGCGTTCCCCACGACGATGTCCGCAAGGGCGTCTACGGTGACCTCATCGAGGCATCCAGCGGCGCCTGCACGACGACGACACGCGGCTATCCCGAGGATGGCTTCATCTACACGACCGACCTAGACAAGGCCAAGCAGCTGATCGACGAATCGGGCTTCGATGTCAGCCAGCCGCTGGAGTTCTGATCACTCTTCATGACCAGGCCGAGCAGGCCATCGGCCAG
It encodes:
- a CDS encoding multicopper oxidase domain-containing protein; this translates as MSIKNETSRITRRNFVGLVGAAGLGAASAAVFGAAANPDREVVQGIPTVISAAPEEPTTDHSGHNATGDATPTTGGDSVDEMDAMHEQGILDFPAPTEGLGGQPLEYELDGDVKVFRLTCDVVRWEYAPGQYSDGYAYNGVIPGPEIRVNEGDTVRVHVTNNLPESTVIHWHGLIVPHSQDGVTFVTQPPIKPGGEFTYEFTLREGNTGSHMYHSHHNAAEQVTKGLLGAFIVEPNDPNKYGEFDREYTIILNDGPIGGFTLNGKGFPATQPVMAKKGEKVLIRYMNEGLMIHPMHLVSDAAACRRRMVGRFRNRTSATHGQRPRPASAAMSSSMRLKSVPGRSTRQHPVAR
- a CDS encoding DoxX family membrane protein, yielding MIPSPRIGTDLFGSTRFAWLWLMARAWIGWLWLADGRDKLSDGRWIDGSALHDAWMATLANGDTRQPSRWGVEQMLAQGWHGWLGPAVAIGQTLVGIAILLGLLTGLAALFGLGLAATPWLAGASGVDPLIALIAVVLVLGWRCAGWIGLDHWVLPLICRWPAQPGQTGGRSQRQ
- a CDS encoding response regulator transcription factor, with protein sequence MRVLIADDHALFRDGLRSLLEARGIDVVAEARNGREAIALAEREVPDIVLMDLAMPEMGGLAATRMISAEMPAVRVVVLTASEDDADLFEAIKSGAQGFLPKDIEARRLFEMLDGVTRGEPALTPGLARKLLDEFAQPRATRQEQPATQLTDRERDVLELLVQGITSNRELADRLVVSENTVKYHLRNILSKLHLENRAQVVAYALRNQLVDPPEPDRS
- a CDS encoding ABC transporter substrate-binding protein, whose protein sequence is MTRPNGTYLPDHLEDPLPVNVPSRLSRRRLLQRGAALGISLPAIGWLLAACGGDDSDDDDGGNESAASPTAASSESTSASTSESGGGTAQNGGRLTVIQTGSIPDLDPQSAYDSDASAIFFGTYEMLVRLKGSDTFEYEPMLAESWEGNDDNTEWRFKIPAGVKFHDGTDCDAEAVAASFKRFHNMGLGPVNVITRFVASADDISAEDATTVLFKLSFGTEIFVAALASQYGPLVVSPAAVEANKTADDEFAHEWFRSNVVGTGPYTITENVLGDHITMVRFEDYHGGWDGNHFMRSSSATSRNPPPAVSSWSAARLTARPNRSPRRMSPPSQEAGVLNVMVYDLDERRLGTDEPRQARGREARQGNPLGVPHDDVRKGVYGDLIEASSGACTTTTRGYPEDGFIYTTDLDKAKQLIDESGFDVSQPLEF